Proteins found in one Dehalococcoidia bacterium genomic segment:
- a CDS encoding phosphate/phosphite/phosphonate ABC transporter substrate-binding protein — translation MRRVVALALMALLGLLAAACAGEESTPQGASQKLVVAVQPTLATGEMLEKARPLEQFLEGRLGDVDVEIYVPTSYAGIVEALRFGHAQVAFMSAWPSYLATRLADADLVLAEVREVIHGDQKVEAPYYYSYWVVRTDSPYSSLAQLRGKKACFPSPLSTSGFVGPMGRLVELGFLQTPSSGQVDPKSFFSDYIFGGGYQQCWQALKSGQVDVTIIAGDVPEPLYREVLANTRQLESQGPLPSHAVVFGKSLQEPLRSRVLAAVEALGAPEQRDLMRQFISALFVGFQRSNAEEHLGALQRYLSLTRLQYTESLAVSR, via the coding sequence ATGCGCCGCGTCGTTGCCCTGGCCCTGATGGCACTCCTCGGCCTGCTGGCCGCCGCCTGCGCCGGCGAGGAGTCGACGCCGCAGGGCGCTAGCCAGAAGCTGGTGGTGGCCGTCCAGCCCACTCTGGCCACCGGCGAAATGCTCGAGAAGGCCCGCCCCCTGGAGCAGTTCCTGGAGGGTCGGCTCGGCGACGTGGACGTGGAGATCTACGTCCCCACCAGCTACGCGGGCATCGTCGAGGCGCTCCGCTTCGGCCATGCCCAGGTGGCCTTCATGAGCGCCTGGCCCTCCTACCTCGCTACCAGGCTGGCCGATGCCGACCTGGTGCTGGCCGAGGTGCGAGAGGTCATCCATGGCGACCAGAAGGTGGAGGCGCCCTATTACTACTCCTACTGGGTGGTCCGCACTGACAGCCCCTACAGTTCACTGGCCCAACTCAGGGGTAAGAAGGCCTGTTTCCCCAGCCCCCTGTCGACCTCCGGCTTCGTCGGGCCTATGGGGCGCCTGGTGGAGCTGGGCTTCCTGCAGACGCCCTCTTCCGGGCAGGTGGACCCCAAGTCCTTCTTCTCCGACTACATCTTCGGTGGCGGATACCAGCAGTGCTGGCAGGCCCTGAAGAGCGGGCAGGTGGACGTGACCATCATCGCCGGCGATGTGCCCGAGCCCCTCTACCGGGAGGTCCTGGCCAACACCCGCCAGCTGGAGAGCCAAGGGCCGCTGCCGTCCCACGCCGTCGTCTTCGGCAAGAGCCTGCAGGAGCCGCTGCGGTCGCGGGTGCTGGCGGCCGTCGAGGCCCTGGGGGCCCCCGAACAGCGGGACCTGATGCGCCAGTTCATCTCGGCCCTGTTCGTGGGGTTCCAGCGCAGCAACGCTGAGGAGCATTTGGGTGCCCTGCAGCGCTACCTGAGCCTGACGCGGTTGCAGTACACCGAATCCCTGGCCGTGTCCAGATGA